The following are encoded together in the Pan troglodytes isolate AG18354 chromosome 6, NHGRI_mPanTro3-v2.0_pri, whole genome shotgun sequence genome:
- the SEM1 gene encoding 26S proteasome complex subunit SEM1 isoform X3: MSEKKQPVDLGLLEEDDEFEEFPAEDWAGLDEDEDAHVWEDNWDDDNVEDDFSNQLRCEKKP, translated from the exons ATGTCAGAGAAAAAGCAGCCGGTAGACTTAGGTCTGTTAGAGGAAGACGACGAGTTTGAAGAGTTCCCTGCCGAAG aCTGGGCTGGCttagatgaagatgaagatgcaCATGTCTGGGAGGATAATTGGGATGATGACAATGTAGAGGATGACTTCTCTAATCAGTTACG